From Cellulomonas fimi ATCC 484, a single genomic window includes:
- a CDS encoding DUF1972 domain-containing protein encodes MTRSPDGPLRIALIGTRGVPARYGGFETCVEEVGGRLADRGHDVLVYCRTPEAADRVPAYRGMRLVHLPALRRRSLETLSHTALSVGHQLAHRHDAAIVFNAANAVFLPALRAARVPVATHVDGLEWQRAKWGGAGRRYYRTAEALAVRWSDALVADAAGIADYYTREFGAPTEQIAYGAPLLDDLGTDKLATLELPSRGYHLVVARFEPENHVELVVEGYRRSRATLPLVVVGSAPYADEYTRRVHAAADGRVRMLGGVWDQELLDQLYGHALTYLHGHSVGGTNPSLLRAIGAGAPTVAYDVGFNREVLRDAGRWFRTPDDVARLVEDAEADPGAALARGAAARLRAQDYDWDDVADGYEALCRRLAAGDFRGRRRPSGRRRGTADAAAVPSPDRAAGAGAPDPRPAARPGGAA; translated from the coding sequence ATGACGCGCTCGCCCGACGGGCCGCTGCGCATCGCGCTCATCGGCACCCGCGGGGTGCCCGCCCGGTACGGCGGGTTCGAGACGTGCGTCGAGGAGGTCGGCGGCCGCCTCGCGGACCGCGGGCACGACGTGCTCGTCTACTGCCGCACCCCGGAGGCGGCCGACCGCGTCCCCGCCTACCGCGGGATGCGGCTCGTGCACCTGCCCGCCCTGCGCCGCCGCTCGCTCGAGACGCTGAGCCACACCGCGCTCTCGGTCGGCCACCAGCTCGCGCACCGGCACGACGCCGCGATCGTGTTCAACGCCGCCAACGCGGTGTTCCTGCCCGCGCTGCGCGCCGCCCGTGTCCCGGTCGCGACGCACGTCGACGGCCTGGAGTGGCAGCGCGCGAAGTGGGGCGGTGCGGGCCGGCGGTACTACCGCACGGCCGAGGCGCTCGCCGTGCGCTGGTCGGACGCGCTCGTCGCGGACGCGGCGGGCATCGCGGACTACTACACGCGCGAGTTCGGCGCCCCGACCGAGCAGATCGCGTACGGCGCGCCGCTCCTCGACGACCTCGGGACGGACAAGCTCGCGACGCTCGAGCTGCCGTCGCGCGGCTACCACCTCGTCGTCGCCCGGTTCGAGCCGGAGAACCACGTGGAGCTCGTCGTCGAGGGCTACCGCCGCTCGCGCGCGACGCTGCCGCTCGTCGTCGTCGGCTCGGCGCCCTACGCGGACGAGTACACGCGCCGCGTGCACGCCGCCGCGGACGGGCGGGTCCGGATGCTCGGGGGCGTGTGGGACCAGGAGCTGCTCGACCAGCTCTACGGCCACGCCCTCACCTACCTGCACGGGCACAGCGTCGGCGGGACCAACCCGTCGCTGCTGCGCGCCATCGGTGCGGGTGCCCCCACGGTCGCGTACGACGTGGGGTTCAACCGTGAGGTGCTGCGCGACGCCGGTCGCTGGTTCCGGACGCCCGACGACGTCGCGCGGCTCGTCGAGGACGCCGAGGCGGACCCCGGCGCCGCTCTCGCCCGCGGCGCGGCCGCCCGGCTGCGGGCGCAGGACTACGACTGGGACGACGTCGCGGACGGCTACGAGGCGCTGTGCCGCCGGCTCGCCGCGGGTGACTTCCGCGGCCGGCGCCGCCCGTCGGGCCGTCGTCGCGGCACGGCCGACGCCGCGGCGGTACCGTCGCCTGACCGCGCAGCCGGGGCCGGCGCCCCCGACCCCCGTCCCGCCGCCCGTCCGGGTGGTGCCGCATGA
- a CDS encoding PKD domain-containing protein translates to MSLRPVADRSPVARTWAVLTSVALVAVGLVAGSAPAQADTAPPAGLPPTVAADALPTVQIDGVVWQQALSGNLVYAGGEFSNARPAGNAAGVGNVPRANLLRFDVRTGVLDPSWAPNPNGQVRAVVKSPDGSRIYVGGSFTSISGVARYRIAAFDAVTGALITTFNAGANGQVRALAATNTTVYAGGIFTQAGSSSRTRLAAFNASNGALLPWNPTVDDGSVSALTVAPDGGTVIVGGNFTSFNGSTAAPDGLARVDAVTGAALPFPATSQIRNGGTNGSILGLTGDADNMYGVGYTWGRSGGTLEGVFAADWATGSIRWIADCHGDSYAVHAQGPVVYAASHHHYCGNVGGTPQNDEWLFYRADAYTKEPMRKLGREHLGYTNFEGTAAPEMLNFYPDLDTGTFTGQNQGPWAVTGDDRYIVYGGEFLNVNFRRQQGLVRFAIPSIAPNDQGPRFSGADFTPTARAIGAGTVRISWTANADFDNEDLTYTVLRNGQPLPAQVKKSQIWMRPTQGVTDTGLTAGQTYTYAVRVSDPFGNTVTSPSVTATANGSGAVSAYAQTVMADGASHLWRLGESSGTTALDTAGTDDGSTGTALTRGTPGAIAGDSSSATTFAGTTNSRVVAPQREQNLNELSVEAWIRTTSNQGGWVVGFGNSTSLTGTSTSRDRQLYVDSAGRVQFGASPGQNRTVRSPGAVNDGQWHHVVGTMGATGMALYVDGALVASRADNPSGRNFTGFWRIGGDSLSGWPNTPASNNFNGAIDEVAVYPFPLSAGTIAAHHTLGRTGDAPEQPPVAAFTTATDGLKVTVDGTGSTDPDGTVASYAWAFGDGATGTGPTASRTYAAAGTYTVTLTVTDDDGNTAQTSHDVTVTAPPPNQPPVASFTAATTGLTVQVDAGASSDPDGTVTQRSWSFGDGGTATGTTASHTYAADGTYTVTLTVTDDDGATAQTTRAVTVTTPPADAPFAADAFARTVSGGWGTADTGGAWSVAGGATNFSVASGVGAMRVTGAGFRLSGFLPVSSTSADVRVDVALDAMPTGGGTDLEVAGRTVGTTDGYRARLKMLSTGVVRASIVGISAGTTTTVAQVNVPGLTYTAGQTLSVRFQADGTGTTALRLKVWPAGTPEPAAWTLTGSSTTAALQVAGGVGLSVYTSSTTTTLPLTARWSQLTARPVPA, encoded by the coding sequence ATGTCTCTGCGTCCCGTCGCCGACCGGTCACCGGTCGCTCGTACCTGGGCCGTCCTCACGTCGGTCGCTCTCGTGGCGGTCGGGCTCGTCGCGGGCTCCGCGCCCGCGCAGGCCGACACCGCGCCGCCGGCGGGCCTGCCGCCCACGGTCGCGGCCGACGCGCTCCCGACGGTCCAGATCGACGGGGTCGTGTGGCAGCAGGCGCTGTCCGGGAACCTCGTCTACGCGGGCGGCGAGTTCTCCAACGCCCGCCCGGCGGGCAACGCGGCCGGCGTCGGCAACGTGCCGCGTGCGAACCTCCTGCGGTTCGACGTCCGCACCGGCGTGCTCGACCCCTCCTGGGCCCCGAACCCCAACGGGCAGGTGCGCGCGGTCGTGAAGTCGCCCGACGGGTCGCGCATCTACGTCGGCGGCAGCTTCACGAGCATCTCGGGCGTCGCGCGGTACCGGATCGCGGCGTTCGACGCGGTCACGGGCGCGCTCATCACGACGTTCAACGCGGGCGCGAACGGCCAGGTCCGGGCGCTCGCGGCGACCAACACGACGGTCTACGCGGGCGGCATCTTCACGCAGGCGGGCAGCTCGAGCCGCACGCGGCTCGCGGCGTTCAACGCGTCGAACGGCGCGCTCCTGCCCTGGAACCCGACGGTCGACGACGGCTCCGTGAGCGCGCTGACGGTCGCTCCCGACGGCGGCACCGTGATCGTCGGCGGGAACTTCACCTCGTTCAACGGCAGCACCGCGGCGCCCGACGGCCTCGCGCGCGTCGACGCCGTGACCGGTGCGGCGCTCCCGTTCCCTGCGACGTCGCAGATCCGCAACGGCGGCACGAACGGCTCGATCCTCGGCCTGACGGGCGACGCGGACAACATGTACGGCGTCGGCTACACGTGGGGACGCTCGGGCGGCACGCTCGAGGGCGTCTTCGCGGCGGACTGGGCGACCGGCTCGATCCGGTGGATCGCGGACTGCCACGGCGACTCGTACGCGGTGCACGCGCAGGGTCCGGTCGTGTACGCCGCGAGCCACCACCACTACTGCGGGAACGTCGGCGGCACGCCGCAGAACGACGAGTGGCTGTTCTACCGGGCGGACGCCTACACCAAGGAGCCCATGCGCAAGCTCGGCCGCGAGCACCTCGGGTACACGAACTTCGAGGGCACGGCCGCGCCGGAGATGCTGAACTTCTACCCGGACCTCGACACCGGCACGTTCACCGGCCAGAACCAGGGCCCGTGGGCCGTGACAGGCGACGACCGGTACATCGTCTACGGCGGCGAGTTCCTCAACGTGAACTTCCGGCGCCAGCAGGGGCTCGTGCGCTTCGCGATCCCGAGCATCGCCCCGAACGACCAGGGGCCGCGCTTCTCGGGCGCGGACTTCACGCCCACGGCGCGCGCGATCGGTGCGGGCACGGTCCGCATCTCGTGGACGGCCAACGCCGACTTCGACAACGAGGACCTCACCTACACCGTGCTGCGCAACGGGCAGCCGCTGCCCGCACAGGTGAAGAAGTCCCAGATCTGGATGCGCCCGACGCAGGGCGTGACCGACACGGGCCTGACGGCGGGGCAGACGTACACCTACGCGGTGCGCGTGTCCGACCCGTTCGGCAACACGGTCACGAGCCCGTCGGTCACCGCGACCGCCAACGGCTCGGGTGCGGTGAGCGCGTACGCGCAGACCGTCATGGCCGACGGTGCGTCCCACCTGTGGCGGCTCGGCGAGTCCTCGGGCACGACCGCGCTGGACACGGCCGGTACCGACGACGGGTCGACCGGCACGGCGCTGACGCGCGGCACGCCGGGGGCGATCGCGGGCGACTCCAGCTCCGCGACGACGTTCGCGGGCACCACGAACAGCCGGGTCGTCGCGCCGCAGCGCGAGCAGAACCTCAACGAGCTGTCCGTCGAGGCGTGGATCCGCACGACGTCGAACCAGGGCGGCTGGGTCGTCGGGTTCGGGAACTCGACGAGCCTGACCGGCACGAGCACCTCGCGTGACCGCCAGCTCTACGTCGACAGCGCGGGCCGCGTGCAGTTCGGCGCGAGCCCGGGGCAGAACCGGACCGTGCGCTCGCCGGGGGCCGTCAACGACGGCCAGTGGCACCACGTCGTCGGGACGATGGGGGCGACCGGCATGGCGCTGTACGTCGACGGCGCGCTCGTCGCGTCGCGCGCCGACAACCCGTCGGGCCGCAACTTCACCGGGTTCTGGCGGATCGGCGGCGACAGCCTGAGCGGCTGGCCGAACACGCCGGCGTCGAACAACTTCAACGGCGCGATCGACGAGGTCGCGGTGTACCCGTTCCCGCTGTCAGCGGGCACGATCGCGGCGCACCACACGCTGGGCCGCACCGGTGACGCGCCGGAGCAGCCGCCGGTGGCGGCGTTCACGACCGCGACCGACGGCCTCAAGGTCACGGTCGACGGCACGGGCTCGACCGACCCCGACGGCACCGTGGCGAGCTACGCGTGGGCGTTCGGCGACGGCGCGACGGGCACCGGCCCGACGGCCAGCCGCACCTACGCCGCCGCGGGCACCTACACGGTGACGCTCACGGTGACCGACGACGACGGCAACACGGCCCAGACGTCCCACGACGTCACGGTGACGGCGCCGCCGCCGAACCAGCCGCCGGTCGCGTCGTTCACCGCGGCGACCACGGGCCTGACGGTGCAGGTCGACGCCGGCGCGTCGTCCGACCCCGACGGGACCGTGACGCAGCGCTCCTGGAGCTTCGGCGACGGGGGCACGGCGACGGGTACGACCGCCTCGCACACGTACGCGGCGGACGGCACCTACACGGTCACCCTGACGGTCACGGACGACGACGGTGCCACCGCGCAGACGACGCGAGCCGTGACCGTCACGACGCCGCCCGCGGACGCCCCGTTCGCCGCCGACGCGTTCGCGCGGACCGTCTCGGGCGGCTGGGGCACGGCCGACACCGGCGGCGCGTGGAGCGTCGCGGGCGGTGCGACCAACTTCTCGGTCGCGTCGGGTGTGGGCGCCATGCGGGTCACGGGCGCCGGGTTCCGGCTCTCCGGGTTCCTGCCCGTGTCGTCGACGAGCGCGGACGTCCGCGTCGACGTGGCGCTCGACGCGATGCCGACCGGCGGCGGGACGGACCTCGAGGTCGCCGGCCGGACGGTCGGCACGACGGACGGCTACCGGGCGCGGCTCAAGATGCTGAGCACCGGCGTCGTGCGGGCGTCGATCGTCGGGATCTCCGCGGGCACGACCACGACCGTCGCGCAGGTGAACGTCCCGGGCCTCACGTACACGGCCGGGCAGACGCTGTCGGTGCGGTTCCAGGCCGACGGCACGGGGACGACGGCGCTGCGGCTCAAGGTGTGGCCCGCGGGCACCCCCGAGCCGGCCGCGTGGACGCTCACGGGCAGCAGCACGACGGCGGCGCTGCAGGTCGCGGGCGGTGTGGGCCTGTCGGTCTACACGTCGTCCACCACGACGACGCTGCCGCTCACGGCACGGTGGAGCCAGCTCACGGCGCGGCCCGTCCCCGCCTGA
- a CDS encoding PKD domain-containing protein, with product MTRSRGPVARSAALLAAAALTFAGVTLATPAAADTVPVAGTTVTVAADSLPTVQIDGVAWQQGVAGSKVFVGGDFANARPAGSAAGTNLVPRANLLAYDLTTGVLDASWAPDPNAQVRAVAVSPDGSRVYVGGSFTTIAGQPRYRIAAFDAATGALVSSFAPGVDSQVRAIAATDTAVYVGGTFTNANGEPRSKVAAFSAADGSLLPWAPSADNGSVSAMVVSPDRTQVIVGGSFTTFNGSGNPGYGLARVDATTGATLPLAINGLIRNGSTQASITSVTSDATSFYVTGYVFGSTGNLEGTARGDWATGALVWVEDCHGDTYAAWPGPGDAVYVAGHPHYCGNIGGFPQTEPWTFYRGLAFSKSVTGTATADPYGYHNYAGQPTPSLLAWYPDINSGSYTGQGQGPWTVTGNDQYLLYGGEFTIVNNKGQQGLARFARTDVAPNKQGPRLASATWPLAAASFQAGTVRLSWPANYDRDNENLTYTVSRNGQVVHTVTAASVVWKRPQMGFLDTGLTPGASYTYRVKAVDPFGNQAITDQVQVTVSDASSTSAYAQQVAADGATSLWRLGEPGGTTAFDWVGWSDLTLGTGVTRGAAGAIGGDANAASTFDGTSTASGATSTPVQGPDTFAVEAWVRTTSTRGGKIVGFSNQQTGQSGSYDRHVYMDDTGRITFGVYPGAVRTITTNASYNDGQWHHVVASMGAEGMKLFVDGRRAGQRADTTYGQAYTGYWRIGGDNVGGWPNQPTSGFLAGSIDDVAVYPAPLTVAQVEQHYTLSGRTVAKPPAPADAYGKAVYDAGPELYWRLSEGSGTTAADSGPYGMPGTYRGTFLRGQSGALSGVSNPAVRTLGTSNTLVASSQQFSNPTVYSQELWFRTSTTNGGKLIGFGDKDTGVSGSYDRHVYMETDGRLTFGTWTGVTNTITTTASYNDSQWHHLVATQGPDGMRLYVDGVLQGTHPQTAAQAYNGYWRVFGDTTWGPQAWFAGTIDEVAVYSSVLDAQTVANHHALGTTGQLPNQLPVAAFTSTPTDLAVAFDATGSSDPDGTVASYAWAFGDGATATGATPTHTFAAGGTYTVTLTVTDDDGATAQVAHDVTVVPPNQLPTAGFTATPQDLTVAFDGGVSTDPDGTITQHAWTFGDGTTGEGPAPTHTYAAGGDYEVTLTVTDDRGGSAQQVRTVTVVAPNQAPVAAFDAVATDLTVAVDGSASTDADGTLTGHAWDFGDGTTGTGATASHTYGAAGTYTVTLTVTDDDGETGTTTREVAVAAPVPNQGPVAAFTATPTHLAVAVDASASTDADGQVTAYAWEFGDSATATGATASHTYAVDGTYTITLVTTDDDGDTGTTTREVTVAAPPADTPFALDPFARSVTGGWGAADTGGAWSVTGGAANFSVAAGTGAMRVTGAGYRLSSFLPVSSTSTDLTAKVALDVMPTGAGTDLELAGRTAGTTDGYRLRLKMLATGVVRASLVGISAGSTTTVAQVNVPGLTYTAGQTLQVRLQVDGTGTTALRAKVWAAGTPEPAAWTLQGTSTTAALQVGGGIGLSVYTSSTSTTLPLTARWSELAARPVVP from the coding sequence ATGACCCGCTCGCGTGGCCCCGTCGCCCGCTCCGCCGCCCTTCTCGCGGCCGCCGCCCTGACCTTCGCCGGCGTGACGCTCGCGACCCCCGCGGCCGCCGACACGGTGCCCGTCGCCGGGACCACGGTCACCGTCGCAGCCGACTCGCTCCCGACCGTCCAGATCGACGGTGTCGCCTGGCAGCAGGGCGTCGCCGGCTCGAAGGTGTTCGTGGGCGGTGACTTCGCGAACGCGCGGCCCGCCGGGTCCGCGGCGGGCACGAACCTCGTCCCCCGCGCGAACCTCCTCGCCTACGACCTGACGACGGGCGTGCTCGACGCGTCCTGGGCCCCCGACCCCAACGCGCAGGTGCGCGCGGTCGCGGTGTCGCCGGACGGCAGCCGGGTGTACGTCGGCGGCAGCTTCACGACCATCGCCGGCCAGCCCCGGTACCGGATCGCCGCGTTCGACGCCGCGACGGGGGCCCTCGTGTCGTCGTTCGCGCCGGGCGTGGACTCGCAGGTGCGGGCGATCGCCGCGACGGACACCGCGGTGTACGTCGGCGGCACGTTCACCAACGCCAACGGCGAGCCGCGCAGCAAGGTCGCGGCGTTCTCCGCCGCGGACGGCTCGCTGCTGCCGTGGGCGCCGAGCGCCGACAACGGGTCGGTCAGCGCGATGGTCGTCTCGCCCGACCGCACGCAGGTCATCGTCGGCGGCAGCTTCACGACGTTCAACGGCAGCGGCAACCCGGGCTACGGCCTGGCGCGCGTCGACGCGACCACGGGTGCGACGCTCCCGCTCGCGATCAACGGGCTGATCCGCAACGGCAGCACGCAGGCGTCGATCACGAGCGTCACGAGCGACGCGACGAGCTTCTACGTCACGGGCTACGTGTTCGGCAGCACCGGCAACCTCGAGGGGACCGCGCGCGGCGACTGGGCCACGGGCGCGCTGGTGTGGGTCGAGGACTGCCACGGCGACACGTACGCCGCGTGGCCCGGACCGGGCGACGCCGTCTACGTCGCCGGCCACCCGCACTACTGCGGCAACATCGGCGGCTTCCCCCAGACCGAGCCGTGGACGTTCTACCGCGGCCTCGCGTTCAGCAAGTCCGTGACCGGTACGGCGACCGCCGACCCGTACGGCTACCACAACTACGCGGGGCAGCCGACGCCGTCGCTGCTCGCGTGGTACCCGGACATCAACAGCGGCTCGTACACGGGCCAGGGCCAGGGCCCGTGGACCGTCACGGGCAACGACCAGTACCTGCTGTACGGCGGCGAGTTCACGATCGTCAACAACAAGGGGCAGCAGGGCCTCGCCCGGTTCGCCCGCACCGACGTCGCCCCGAACAAGCAGGGCCCGCGTCTCGCGTCCGCGACGTGGCCGCTCGCGGCGGCGTCGTTCCAGGCGGGCACGGTCCGTCTGAGCTGGCCGGCCAACTACGACCGCGACAACGAGAACCTCACGTACACGGTGTCCCGCAACGGGCAGGTCGTGCACACCGTCACCGCGGCGTCGGTCGTCTGGAAGCGGCCCCAGATGGGCTTCCTCGACACCGGCCTGACGCCGGGCGCGTCGTACACGTACCGCGTCAAGGCGGTCGACCCGTTCGGCAACCAGGCGATCACCGACCAGGTGCAGGTCACGGTCTCCGACGCGTCGTCGACCAGCGCCTACGCGCAGCAGGTCGCGGCGGACGGCGCGACGTCCCTGTGGCGGCTGGGCGAGCCCGGCGGCACGACGGCCTTCGACTGGGTCGGCTGGTCCGACCTGACGCTCGGCACGGGGGTCACCCGCGGCGCCGCGGGCGCGATCGGCGGTGACGCGAACGCCGCGTCGACGTTCGACGGCACCTCCACCGCCTCCGGCGCGACGAGCACGCCCGTGCAGGGACCCGACACGTTCGCCGTCGAGGCGTGGGTCAGGACGACCTCCACGCGCGGCGGGAAGATCGTCGGCTTCTCCAACCAGCAGACCGGCCAGTCCGGCAGCTACGACCGGCACGTCTACATGGACGACACCGGCAGGATCACGTTCGGCGTCTACCCGGGTGCGGTGCGCACGATCACCACGAACGCGTCGTACAACGACGGCCAGTGGCACCACGTCGTCGCGTCGATGGGCGCCGAGGGCATGAAGCTCTTCGTCGACGGCCGCCGTGCCGGGCAGCGCGCCGACACGACCTACGGCCAGGCGTACACGGGCTACTGGCGGATCGGCGGGGACAACGTGGGCGGCTGGCCCAACCAGCCGACGAGCGGCTTCCTCGCGGGCAGCATCGACGACGTCGCCGTCTACCCGGCGCCGCTCACGGTCGCGCAGGTCGAGCAGCACTACACGCTGTCGGGCCGCACGGTCGCGAAGCCGCCCGCGCCCGCCGACGCGTACGGCAAGGCGGTCTACGACGCGGGACCCGAGCTGTACTGGCGGCTCTCGGAGGGCTCGGGCACCACGGCGGCCGACTCCGGCCCCTACGGGATGCCCGGCACCTACCGCGGCACGTTCCTGCGCGGCCAGTCCGGCGCGCTGTCGGGCGTCAGCAACCCGGCCGTGCGGACGCTGGGGACCAGCAACACGCTGGTCGCGAGCTCGCAGCAGTTCTCGAACCCGACGGTCTACTCGCAGGAGCTGTGGTTCAGGACGTCGACGACCAACGGCGGCAAGCTCATCGGCTTCGGTGACAAGGACACGGGCGTCTCGGGCAGCTACGACCGGCACGTCTACATGGAGACGGACGGCCGGCTCACGTTCGGCACGTGGACAGGCGTCACGAACACGATCACGACGACCGCGTCGTACAACGACAGCCAGTGGCACCACCTGGTCGCCACGCAGGGTCCGGACGGCATGCGGCTGTACGTCGACGGGGTCCTGCAGGGCACGCACCCGCAGACGGCGGCGCAGGCGTACAACGGCTACTGGCGGGTCTTCGGGGACACCACCTGGGGTCCCCAGGCGTGGTTCGCCGGGACGATCGACGAGGTCGCCGTCTACTCCTCGGTGCTCGACGCGCAGACCGTCGCGAACCACCACGCGCTCGGCACGACGGGCCAGCTGCCCAACCAGCTGCCGGTCGCGGCGTTCACGTCGACGCCCACGGACCTCGCGGTCGCGTTCGACGCGACGGGCTCGAGCGACCCGGACGGGACGGTCGCGTCCTACGCGTGGGCGTTCGGTGACGGCGCGACGGCCACCGGTGCGACCCCGACGCACACCTTCGCGGCGGGCGGCACGTACACGGTGACGCTCACCGTGACGGACGACGACGGCGCCACCGCGCAGGTCGCGCACGACGTCACGGTGGTCCCGCCGAACCAGCTGCCGACGGCCGGGTTCACCGCGACGCCGCAGGACCTCACGGTCGCGTTCGACGGCGGCGTCTCGACCGACCCCGACGGGACGATCACGCAGCACGCGTGGACGTTCGGCGACGGCACGACGGGCGAGGGCCCGGCGCCGACCCACACGTACGCGGCCGGCGGCGACTACGAGGTCACGCTCACGGTCACGGACGACCGGGGCGGCAGCGCGCAGCAGGTCCGCACGGTCACGGTCGTGGCGCCGAACCAGGCCCCGGTCGCGGCGTTCGACGCGGTCGCGACCGACCTCACGGTCGCGGTCGACGGCTCGGCGTCCACCGACGCGGACGGCACCCTCACGGGCCACGCGTGGGACTTCGGCGACGGCACGACGGGAACGGGCGCGACGGCGTCGCACACCTACGGCGCGGCGGGCACCTACACGGTCACGCTGACGGTCACGGACGACGACGGCGAGACGGGCACGACGACGCGCGAGGTCGCGGTCGCGGCGCCCGTGCCGAACCAGGGCCCCGTCGCCGCGTTCACGGCCACGCCGACGCATCTCGCCGTCGCGGTCGACGCGTCCGCGTCGACCGACGCGGACGGCCAGGTCACGGCCTACGCGTGGGAGTTCGGCGACAGCGCGACCGCCACGGGTGCGACGGCGTCGCACACGTACGCGGTCGACGGCACCTACACGATCACGCTCGTGACGACGGACGACGACGGCGACACCGGCACGACGACCCGCGAGGTCACGGTCGCCGCGCCGCCGGCGGACACGCCGTTCGCGCTCGACCCGTTCGCCCGGTCCGTCACCGGCGGCTGGGGCGCGGCCGACACGGGAGGCGCCTGGTCGGTCACGGGCGGCGCGGCGAACTTCTCGGTCGCCGCCGGCACGGGGGCGATGCGGGTCACCGGTGCCGGGTACCGCCTGTCGTCCTTCCTGCCCGTCTCCTCGACGAGCACGGACCTGACCGCGAAGGTCGCGCTCGACGTGATGCCGACCGGCGCGGGCACCGACCTCGAGCTGGCCGGGCGCACCGCGGGCA
- a CDS encoding CDP-alcohol phosphatidyltransferase family protein, whose amino-acid sequence MTTSLQQEDNVPSTVTETYAQTLARLGSVQKGARGAPAYSRFVNRRAGRVLAAWAYRAGLSPNQVTAISAVWTFSAIVVLALAPVAWWTGVLVTVLLLVGYAFDSADGQVARLRGGGSIAGEWLDHVIDAVKVSSLHLALLVGLYRADAVPDAWLLVPLGYSAVWSVLFFTMILNDQLRRQAGVTMRATAVGERPSVLRSLVVAPTDYGVLCLAFLLYGATTAFGVVYALLGLATAGYLALALRSWFAEMRTLRRPTGEARGGEA is encoded by the coding sequence ATGACGACGTCCCTGCAGCAGGAGGACAACGTGCCGTCGACCGTGACCGAGACGTACGCGCAGACGCTCGCGCGGCTCGGGTCCGTGCAGAAGGGCGCGCGCGGCGCACCCGCGTACTCGCGCTTCGTGAACCGGCGCGCCGGGCGCGTGCTCGCGGCGTGGGCGTACCGCGCAGGGCTGTCCCCGAACCAGGTGACCGCGATCAGCGCGGTCTGGACGTTCTCCGCGATCGTGGTGCTCGCGCTCGCGCCCGTGGCCTGGTGGACGGGCGTGCTCGTCACGGTCCTGCTGCTCGTCGGGTACGCGTTCGACTCGGCGGACGGGCAGGTCGCGCGGCTGCGGGGCGGCGGGAGCATCGCGGGGGAGTGGCTGGACCACGTCATCGACGCGGTCAAGGTGTCGAGCCTGCACCTCGCGCTGCTGGTCGGCCTCTACCGCGCCGACGCGGTGCCCGACGCGTGGCTGCTGGTCCCGCTGGGCTACTCGGCGGTGTGGTCGGTGCTGTTCTTCACCATGATCCTCAACGACCAGCTGCGCCGGCAGGCGGGCGTCACGATGCGGGCCACGGCGGTCGGCGAGCGGCCGTCCGTGCTGCGGTCGCTGGTCGTCGCCCCCACCGACTACGGCGTGCTGTGCCTGGCGTTCCTGCTGTACGGCGCGACCACGGCGTTCGGCGTCGTGTACGCGCTGCTCGGGCTCGCGACCGCGGGGTACCTCGCGCTCGCGCTGCGGTCGTGGTTCGCCGAGATGCGCACGCTGCGCCGCCCCACGGGCGAGGCCCGCGGCGGTGAGGCGTGA